The stretch of DNA GGTGCTGTGGCACTCAGTGCCGCAGTGGTGGTGAAGCTGACGCGCGTGGTGATGCTGGCACCCATTGTGGGTGTGGCCGGAGCTATCGAACGTAAACGCCATGCCCGCGCGTTGGCNGCAAAACTGGCCGATACCACCCAGGGTGGGGCCGTTGTAACTCCGCGATTCCCTCCGGTAGTACCCCTCTTTGTCATTGGTTTCTTGCTCATGGCTGCCTTACGCACCACCGGTTGGCTACCCGAAGGCGCCATTGAACTTGGCGCACTGGCCCAGGACGTCACCCTTGGAGCGGCTCTCTTTGGCCTCGGCTCGAGCGTGCGTGTGCGTGATCTGCTCCATACCGGTCTGCGCGCCACAGTCATGGCACTGTGTGCTTGGGCCCTCATTGGCACCTTGGCGTTTGGTGCCGTGCACTTGATGTCAGTTTAATCAGTGACTGCCGCCTGAACCTGGAACCAGGGCGTGGTTGAATGAAGAGGTGTCCAATATTAATCTTTTGCGCAGTGAGGCCGCCGCCCGCAAAGCGCTCATCACAGTCCACCAGTACGACGTCGAACTTGATTTGGGAAGTGCCCAAGACCTGAGCGTGGCAGGCTTCACCAGCCGAAGCACTATCACCTTCGCTGCCGATTTAGCTGCCCAGACCGCAGCCAGTCCCACAGGGACATTCCTTGATTTCATTGGCTTGAGTGTGGAGTCGGTAGTACTCAACGGCACCCTTGAANNCGTTGCTGAGGTGGTGGATGGTTCACGAATCAACCTGTCATCACTCGCCGCGGACAATGAGGTGGTTGTCAGCGCAACCGCGGCGTACTCCAGCAGTGGCGAAGGCTTACACCGCTTCGTGGACCCGGCGGACGGCAAAACCTACACGTACACCCAGTATGAACCAGCGGACGCCCGGCGGGTGTTTGCCAACTTTGAACAACCTGACCTCAAGGCGCCCTTCACCTTCCACGTCACAGCCCCGAACGGATGGGAAGTGGCCTCCAACCAGCCGGTCAGCACCCACACCGTGTTGGCGGATGCCAGTACGCCCGGCGCCCCAGCGTGCGTCCGTTGGGATTTCGCCCCGACGCTGCCCATCTCCACCTATATCACCACCGTATTAGCTGGCCCCTATGTCAAGGCTGAGGATCATTTCTCCATGACCTTCGGGCCTGAGAGTGCCCACAATGGGAGGCAACTACAGATTCCGTTGGCCGCCTACTGCCGCGCTTCACTGGCACCGCACTTTGACGCGGAGGAGATCTTCAAGGTCACCAAGGCCGGGCTGAAGTACTTCAATGAACTCTTTGATTTCCCTTACCCCTTTGGCAAGTACGATCAGGCCTTCGTTCCCGAATACAACCTCGGTGCGATGGAAAATCCGGGGCTTGTCACGTTCACCGAATCGTATCTTTACACTTCCCGTGCCACAGATACGGCGTACCAGCAACGTGCCAACACAATCATGCACGAGATGGCCCACATGTGGTTTGGTGACCTTGTCACGATGAGCTGGTGGGATGGGCTGTGGTTGAAGGAGTCATTCGCTGACTTTATGGGTCATCTGGCCGTGGCACAGGCCACTGAGTGNGGCGAGAAGTCGTGGACGCTGTTCGCCAGCCGCCGAAAAGCCTGGGCTTATGTGCAGGATCAACTGCCCACCACGCACCCCATTGTCGCCGAGATTGCCGATCTCGAAGCTGCCAAGGCCAACTTTGACGGCATCACGTATGCCAAGGGCGCCTCAGTACTGAAACAGCTGGTGGCTTATGTGGGCCAGGACGCTTTTATTGCCGGCTCGCGCACGTATTTCATCGACCACGCTTATGCCAACACCACGCTCGAGGACTTGTTGACGCCGCTGAGTGCCGCCTCAGGCCGGGACTTGGGAGCATGGGCCCGGAAGTGGTTGCAAACCTCAGGTATGTCCACCCTGAGTCCGGTCATCACTTCCGCCGGCGGCGTGCTTACTTCCCTCACTATCCACCAGGAAGCGGTGGATCCGGTGACGGGCCGTGAGTCCCTGCGTCCCCACCGGCTGGCTGTGGGTTTCTTTGAGTACGACGCCGGAGCCCTCGTCCGCACGCACACGATNCCCCTCGATGTGGTGGGCTCCGTGACGGAGGTAGCTGAGGCGGCAGGATTGCCCGTGCCTGCGCTGTTGCTCCTCAATGACGGCGATAGCAGTTACGCCAAGGTTAGGCTCGACGAGGTTTCCCTCACCACAGCCTTGGCCTCCGTGGGGACCATCACCGATCCTCTGGCCCGAAGTCTTGTGTGGTCCGCGTTGTGGAATGCGGCCCGNGACGGGCTCCTACCNCCAGCCAGCTACCTGCGCGCCGTGGTGGAGCATGCTGGCGGAGAAACTGACACCAGCTTGTTGCAAACGCTGGTGGATAACGCCATTGTGGCGTTGCAGCACTACTGCCCAGAGCCAGCGCGCCCCGAGGCAACCCAACAGCTGCTGGCAGGNGTAAGCCTGTTGCTGGCGCAGGCACCGCCAGAAAGCGACGAGCAGCTGGTCTGGGTACGTGCGCTGGCTGTTCTAGGACGTGGCAGCGACTCCATNCATCCCCGCAGTAAGGAGCTTTTGGCTGGTATTGAGGTTCCATTGGGGTTGACTGTGGATGGCAGCCTGCGCTGGCTGCTCTGGCAGCAGCTTGCAGCCCGNGGTGCCGCGTCAGCTGCGGAGCTAGATGCTGAGCTAGCTTCGGCCACCACGGCAGAATACAGGGCAAGTCACCGCACGGCCATTGCTGCGTTGCCAGAGGCAGCACTCAAGGAGCAACGGTGGAGGGACGTTTTNGCAGACACCACGCTCAGTAACGAACTACTCAGTGCCACCATCGTTGGTTTCACTATGGCAGAGAGATCAATGCTGGAGCCCTATATTGAACCTTATTTCCAACAGATTGAGCAGATCTGGAACGGGCGGAGCTTGGAAATGGCGGGCCGGATTGTCCGCGGGCTTTTCCCTGGGCAACAAGATCTTGTNCCGGGAACTGTTCCGGAAAACCATCCTGTGGTCCTGCGCACCGATCAGTGGCTGGAGGAACACACCCATGCAACGGGCGGATTACGGCGCATCGTCCTAGAGCAACGTGACCAATTGCTCCGCTCGCTGCACGCGCAAGCGCAGCCCTAGACCACATCACAGCTGCCCCTCTGGGGCAATAGTTCAGCGGTATGACGAGGGCCGGGCGGCACTACCGCCCGGCCCTCAGTATCACGCAGACTTGGGCCGTCTCAGCCAAATAATGAACGTACTTGCCATGCCCATGGCCACGGCAAGCCATGCTGCCGCTGCAATCCACGTGGACCAATTCCCCAGCATCGCCACCAGCGGCATGTGGTTCTCGGTGCCGAACCGGAACGTTGCCACCGCAAACATGCCCAGTGGGAACACGATTGACCATAGCGCCGTAGCGTAGCGCAAAGGTTCACGCCGGACTAGGTGGCGCCAGAATCCGAACGCCACTAACAGCGGCACCCACCACAGGCCAANAGCCCACAGGAGGTAGCTCAAGCCACCCACGGTAGGACCAGCCATGTGCACTACAGGGACGTCCCCGGGCAGATGCAAAATCATTGACCCTGCCAAGACCGTGATGGCCGTGGCACCCATAAAGATCCAGTTGGTGGGCACAATACCGCCCATGTTTTCGCCGCCGGTGAGCAATCGCAGCATGACCAGTGTGGTCAGCGTGAAGTACAGCATGATGCCGATGCCCCATAATGCTACTGCGGCGTCACTGAGAATACGCACGGTACTTCCGCCTGAGCCAAGCGGCCCTGTAGCCAGAGAGGCCGCGGCCATAGACAGCGACTGGGTGGAGACAACCCAGAGAAACCAGGTGCCGTCCACGGGCAGCAGACGGGNGCGCAGACTTTCCCCAATTTCAGTGCGCAACATCATCGACAGCGGGATGCCGTAAGCCANAAACAGCCACAACGGAAGGCTGATGGCCGCCAGTATCCATGTCACAGCTGGCGCGATGGGATGGAACCCGGTTCCGACCACGTTGATGGCAGCCACCATGGTCAGGTAGCCGAACCNCTTATGCGGGTTCCGGAAATCGGCTACCGCGGTAGCGTTGTGAAAAATGAGCCGACCGATAAGTCCCACAATTAAGATCAGCAAACCAGCTACGGCTATCCAGAGCAATGTCCTCGAGACCAGCGTCCAGCCGGCATCGAAAAGTGCAGCCGAGACAATTCCGGTAGCCATGACGAAGGCAAAGGAACCAGGTGGCTGATTGGGCCACGGTAGCCGCGGCCCCGGGTTTGAGCGCTCATGGGACTCTGTGCAACCATTCGGGCGTGTCAAACTTAGCCTGCACCCTGCGCTCAGCTTCGGCCAGCTCCTCTGCGCTGAGAACGGCCGCTCGCGCCCCGTACCGGTCTGCGAAGGTTTGGGACATGCGCTCAAGTATTTCCGCACGGGATAGTCCGCTTTGGCGGCGTAATGGATCGACGCGTTTCTTGGCGGACCGGGTCCCCTTATCCGAGAGCTTTTCTTTGCCGATCCGCAGCACCTGCACCATCTTGTCGGCATCAATGTCATAGCTCATGGTGACATGGTGGACCATGGCGCCGTTGCTGAGACGTTNTTGTGCGGCCCCGCCAATTTTTCCCTGCTGGGTGGCAATATCGTTGAGGGGAACGTAGAAGGCCTCGATGCCCATAGATTCAAGGGCCGCTAGCACCCAGGCGTCCAAGAACTTGTAGGAGTCTTCAAAGCTCAGCCCGTCAACCAAGGTCTGCGGCAGATACAACGAGTAGGTAATGCAGTTGCCGGCCTCCATGAACATGGCGCCACCACCGCTAATCCTGCGCACCACTTTAATGCCGTACTTTTGGACCCCATCAGCATCCAGCTCATTTTNTACTGACTGGAAACTGCCGATGACCACCGAAGGCTCTTCCCAGTCCCAAAACCGCAACGTGGGGTTTCGCCGCCCCGCGCCCACTTCCTCGGTCAGCACCTCATCCAGGGCCACGTTGATAGCTGTTGGCAAAATGGTGGGCGCAATGATGTCCCAGTCATGGTCCACCCAGCTGGTGGCACGCGTCAGGGCGCGGCGCACAGCGATGGAGACAGCCTGCGCTGAGAAGCCAAATAGGACAGCGTCTTCGGGCAGGGCTGCTGTGATGGCGTTGGCAATATCACCCGCTGGGAGCTCGCTGGAGAGTCCGTTCAGGGCAGTGTTGATGTCATCTAGGGCTTCATCAGGCTCTAGGAAAANATCACCGCTAACACGGACGTCGTGGAGCCGCCCGTTAGTAACGGAGCAGTCCACAACAACCAGCTTGCCGCCATGAACCTTGTATTCGCCGTGCAGTTGAGAATCCATGTCCCCATCTTCCCAACCAAGGCACCGGATGCGCAAAAAGGCCCGCACCAAACGGTGCGGGCCCTGTCAGGGAACAACTGTTGGAAAGAAGTGTTACTTCTTGCCGAAGCCAGCGAAGCGAGCGTTGAAGCGCTCCACGCGGCCAGCGCTGTCCATGATGC from Arthrobacter polaris encodes:
- the pepN gene encoding aminopeptidase N; this translates as MSNINLLRSEAAARKALITVHQYDVELDLGSAQDLSVAGFTSRSTITFAADLAAQTAASPTGTFLDFIGLSVESVVLNGTLEXVAEVVDGSRINLSSLAADNEVVVSATAAYSSSGEGLHRFVDPADGKTYTYTQYEPADARRVFANFEQPDLKAPFTFHVTAPNGWEVASNQPVSTHTVLADASTPGAPACVRWDFAPTLPISTYITTVLAGPYVKAEDHFSMTFGPESAHNGRQLQIPLAAYCRASLAPHFDAEEIFKVTKAGLKYFNELFDFPYPFGKYDQAFVPEYNLGAMENPGLVTFTESYLYTSRATDTAYQQRANTIMHEMAHMWFGDLVTMSWWDGLWLKESFADFMGHLAVAQATEXGEKSWTLFASRRKAWAYVQDQLPTTHPIVAEIADLEAAKANFDGITYAKGASVLKQLVAYVGQDAFIAGSRTYFIDHAYANTTLEDLLTPLSAASGRDLGAWARKWLQTSGMSTLSPVITSAGGVLTSLTIHQEAVDPVTGRESLRPHRLAVGFFEYDAGALVRTHTXPLDVVGSVTEVAEAAGLPVPALLLLNDGDSSYAKVRLDEVSLTTALASVGTITDPLARSLVWSALWNAARDGLLPPASYLRAVVEHAGGETDTSLLQTLVDNAIVALQHYCPEPARPEATQQLLAGVSLLLAQAPPESDEQLVWVRALAVLGRGSDSXHPRSKELLAGIEVPLGLTVDGSLRWLLWQQLAARGAASAAELDAELASATTAEYRASHRTAIAALPEAALKEQRWRDVXADTTLSNELLSATIVGFTMAERSMLEPYIEPYFQQIEQIWNGRSLEMAGRIVRGLFPGQQDLVPGTVPENHPVVLRTDQWLEEHTHATGGLRRIVLEQRDQLLRSLHAQAQP
- a CDS encoding tellurite resistance/C4-dicarboxylate transporter family protein, with product MTRPNGCTESHERSNPGPRLPWPNQPPGSFAFVMATGIVSAALFDAGWTLVSRTLLWIAVAGLLILIVGLIGRLIFHNATAVADFRNPHKXFGYLTMVAAINVVGTGFHPIAPAVTWILAAISLPLWLFXAYGIPLSMMLRTEIGESLRXRLLPVDGTWFLWVVSTQSLSMAAASLATGPLGSGGSTVRILSDAAVALWGIGIMLYFTLTTLVMLRLLTGGENMGGIVPTNWIFMGATAITVLAGSMILHLPGDVPVVHMAGPTVGGLSYLLWAXGLWWVPLLVAFGFWRHLVRREPLRYATALWSIVFPLGMFAVATFRFGTENHMPLVAMLGNWSTWIAAAAWLAVAMGMASTFIIWLRRPKSA
- a CDS encoding biotin/lipoate A/B protein ligase family protein, which translates into the protein MDSQLHGEYKVHGGKLVVVDCSVTNGRLHDVRVSGDXFLEPDEALDDINTALNGLSSELPAGDIANAITAALPEDAVLFGFSAQAVSIAVRRALTRATSWVDHDWDIIAPTILPTAINVALDEVLTEEVGAGRRNPTLRFWDWEEPSVVIGSFQSVXNELDADGVQKYGIKVVRRISGGGAMFMEAGNCITYSLYLPQTLVDGLSFEDSYKFLDAWVLAALESMGIEAFYVPLNDIATQQGKIGGAAQXRLSNGAMVHHVTMSYDIDADKMVQVLRIGKEKLSDKGTRSAKKRVDPLRRQSGLSRAEILERMSQTFADRYGARAAVLSAEELAEAERRVQAKFDTPEWLHRVP